The Narcine bancroftii isolate sNarBan1 chromosome 8, sNarBan1.hap1, whole genome shotgun sequence region GGAAGCCAGGACAAGGATCCatggttgggagctcggatgggcagacaGCCGGGGCAAGGATCCatggttgggagctcagatgggcaggcagttgGGGCGAAGATCCACGGTCGGAAGgtcggatgggcaggcagctggagCGAAGGTCCACGGTCGGGAGTTCGGATGTGCAGGTGGTTGGTGCATCAGGATCTCCAGTGGATGGGCATCCGTGCTGAAAGTCTGCTGTCGGAGTGTCACGAGCTCTGGTGGTCAGGCGGTAAGGGTGAAGGTCCGCTAttaaggtgtcaggagctccgatGGGTGGGCGGTCGgtgccaaaaatagggggtcaatttttacacaggttatacaaaacaccagatttttgggccaaaaaagggaGGGTTGATTATTACTCGGTATTGATGATTACACAAGtatttgttgttggtgcatcatgcATACCTGTGTGCAACAAAAAGAATTTTTgcacatttgtacattgtatttatgCATGATAATAAACTCTCTTATCTCATATCATATCCTGAGATTAATCATTGCTcgtggagaaaaaaaaagcaattaaacCTGGGCCTTTAATCTATCAAGTATAGAATAATGAGAGTCAATCTCATTGAAACGTTCATGGTTGAACAGGATATAAACAGAGATGGTTTTGCTTTGACCATTCAGGACATTTGATGTCTAACTGATGGTCAACCTGGAATCAATGCATAAAAGGGGCTGTTTAAGTCATATATCCATGGAAATGAGAAGAAATGTCCTGACTCAGAGGGTGAGAATGTTTATAATTCATTCAGGATTGAAAGTAAATTCAGTCATATGTCTGTCTCTTTCTCACTGGTCTGCTGTGTGAACCGATACTGGATTGATTTCACCTCTGAAATCACCATTGAAGAGGGGTGTGAAAGCTCAGTCATTGAGTTTATTTATGACAGGAAGCAACCAAATTTTGGAAATTATGGCAACCTCAAAGAGTTGGTATTAgaaccttagaacattacagaacagaaacagccccttctgCCTTTCTATTCTGGCCAAACCATTTTTATTTTtgcctattcccactgacctgcgcccagtccatagtcctccatacctctcccatccatgtacctgtccaaattcttattaaaGATTAAAATTGCATCTGCATTCACCCGTTAGCatttaacacgtggctaaagacatggtacaggagggagggcttcagatttctggatcattgggctctcttccagagaaggtggagcctgttctgacaggatggtttgcatctgcaCTGGAGGGGGTCTAATATCTTTGTGGGAAGGTTCGCTAGTGCTACTCTGGTGGGTTtaatttgcagggggaggggaaccagattgtcagagcagatagaggagtggaggagggaaaagatgatgcgaaaattacatgcaccattacaagtggaaattttctaaagtgcccctatttcaattttattaatttagGAAAGGCAAATGAACTTAGAGAttggattggcatgtgggattatgacattgtggccattagtgaaacttggttgtaggaggggcaggactggcagctcagtgttccaggTTTCCGTagcttcagatgtgatagaacGGGGTGGGGCGAATGACAGGGGGAGgcatggcattgctcatcagggaaaatatcacagctgtgctcaggcaggacagaccagaggacttgtttactgaggctatatgggtagagctgaggaatgggaaaggtatgaccacactcacagGTTTGGATTATAGACCATCCAattgtcaatgagaattggaggagcaaatctgataGAGattgcagacagctgcaggaaacataaggttgtgatagtagggattttaattttccattattgactgggactcccatactgtaaaagggctggatggcttggagtttgtcatatgtgttcaggaaagttttctaaatcatcatatagaggtaccaactagagagaatgcaatactggacctCATATAAGGGAATGAGAAAGGAAGCAacatgtgtaggggaacattttgagtcACTGATtagaatgccattagtttcaggttaattatgcagaagaataggtctgggccttgtgttgagattctaaattggagatttTAAGAAAATTAGCACAGAAAAGTGGTACGACATTAATTCACTGAACTCAAAATCCagtctgctcagggattgggtgagtctggatttttggattttccagattctcaggcaatACTTTTGTCATTCAAATTTGAGGAGGAAtagattttgatagtttattaatggaACATTATCGCATATAAAGTACAAAATTTCTGCATCTGTAGCGCTTATGGATGCACTCACACAAAAgtccgctaaatttaaaaaaaaagtttgagagctctcgaaaagtctggattcttggACGGTGCGGATttttggcatccagatttttggacttgtaCTGTACTGCTTTTATTTACTGCTTCTAATCTGGCATCAAAACTTCCTAATGCAAAAAAACTGCCgtttttttaattcaatcatgCATTTGCTTCAGATTTCTCCTTTTTAAGAGAACAGATGGAAATGTGCAGGTGGCCCTGCAATAAAATCATCTCCACTTGAGTGAAATGAAGGGGGTTACAAACCAACCCATTTCCTTACAGATCCGACACTTCTGACAAATTACCAAAGCAACACCCAGCTCTAATTTTGACTGACAACTACGACGCTAAGGTTACAGTCCAGTGGCCCAGCCCCTGCCCTGCGTTGATTGGGCAATTCTGAAAGATTATTTGATTGACAGCTTCTTTCAGGACTCCGGGTTACAATCGCCTTGGAAACCGCCGGAGCGGCGCCAGCGCTGGCGCTCATGAATGGGTGACGTCACGGAGCTGGCGCCAGGGAGTCTGGAGCTGAATCCGCTGATTGCTTCTTGTTCCTGCCAATTCATCACCTGTCAAAACTCGCCCTGTTTGCCTTGAGAAAACGAATCTACCTCGATCAACACAGCTGGCAGGGACAACCAGATGTGCAAAGATCAGTCCTCCAAAAAAGTTTACGGTCCGAAAAAAAAGTTGAGGCAAAATATGTGCACAAGTGGAAACTTCCGTCGAAAGTTCAAAAAAGTgcatttgggtggggggggggggggggaacaaaagTTGCAAACTCATTTGCTTTTTCTCAACTCGAAGTGGAATGATCGGGTGCATATCAAAACTGGTCCGAAAGACCAAGTTTAGACACGTCAAACCAGAAATGACTTTAGAAAAGTTTCTGTACAAATCGCGAAGTAACGAACCGGCAACGAGGCATGCAAATTGAACATGAATTGGAGGCGCCAGTAGTTTTGCAAATTGAAACGGTTTGGAATCatgcaaaaaaaagtttttttttcccaaacaaCTGTTGCTTCGTACAGCTGCGTGAAACCGCCGTTTGTATTAGTCACAaccagaatgtttttttttaattgcaaacgGACTTTTAATCTCTTTGGAAGTGTAGGACCAAAAGATTTGTCGGAacagaagtttttttaaaaaaaactgctcttgaaataaaaatgaactcGCTAGTCGTGGCCCGAACCATtgattatgtgtctttatctctgctatataaagtacactgacctgctgagcttctccagcattgtattacTCGCTACAGACACGAGTTCTGGTTGCAGTTTTCAAATCTCTTTAGATTCATGAAAACTCCCAGTGGGAAATTGCTAAATCTCTAAAAGGTTGTTGAAAATATAATTTGCCAAAATTGCTTATTTTGTTCTCTACCCTGATGCAGATGGACTCAGAAAGAAAACTCGACAGGAAAactcccgctcccccccccccccctccctctcctccccagcTGTGCGGTTCTTGCTTCTGCTTCCCCCGGTGGCGCTGGTCATTCGTTCCAAGATGCCCTATGGCCTGGGGTGTTTCTGAACCCTTGTCGCTCATCTTTCCAAAGGCAGGGCGTCGAGAGGAGGTGAAGTGACGTTGCTTTTCTGAGCAAATCGCGGGGGTGTGGCTGCAAACTCGGCTGTGATAAATAGAGGGAAGTCCAAAACATAGCTAACATTTCTGCTTTTAATCCAAGGTCGTGCATCCAAACAAGGATTTTTAattttggggggaggagggggggtgggggggagaggggaaggcaaAGGTTTTCCGAGAGGAAATTTGAGGGAGGAGAGATGAAAGCCATCAGCCCCATCCGATCGGTGAGAAGCTGTCACGAGGCGGTGTGCTGTCTGTCTGATCAGAGTTTGGCCATCTCACGGAGCAAGAACCCCGTGGAAGACTCCATCACCTTGCTGTACGACATGAACGATTGCTACTGTAAATTGATAGAGCTGGTCCCCAGCATTCCACAGAAcagaaaaatcagtaaagtggAAATCTTGCAGCACGTTATCGATTATATATTTGACTTGCAGATTGCATTAGAAAGCCAGCAACAAGACCCCGAGCACATTGCTTCAAGCAGTTCCAGTCTCACACTGCAGGTAACCCACTGGGTGGATTTGGCGATCGTGAAAGCGTTATTTTTAAAGCAGCCGAAGTTTCTTTTTTAACTGTTAACGTCTCCCCCTCTCCACTTGCAGCGAGCCGAGTTGGCCAGTGAAGGAGAGAGTTTGGCCTTGTGTCACTGATCCACCCCACGGTAAGTTGCAGGGCTTGAGATTGCGCCACGAACACGCAGCCCTTCGCTGCGGAGATCATCGCTGAAACACTTCGGATGTTTCGAAGGTCTCCTGACCGCCACAGTGTATCGATTTATTAAAAGCGATGAAAGCCGCTTTACAAATAAATCTGCGACAATGAGGTTTGTGCTGTTGACCAACTGGGTCTGAATTTGCTACCTAGTCCTGGGGATTTTGATTTGTTACAGTATCTTGGGAATGAATGAAATGGGGGGGGGATGAAACTCGAGCGGACTTTTGGTTACAAATGTTGGTTGCGATGCAGTTAGCCAGCGGGAAGGGAGTTGGATGGTTTGTATCGGGCACTAAGATGAGATGCAGAAGAAACGTTGCAGATGTTTGTCGCGGTATTACCCGCAGGAAGGCGCCTCCAAAGATTAATATCTTTTTGTTCCTGTTTTCTGGGGAATTTTAGCTAGACAGCAGCGATGCCGCTGCGGGCCGAGGGGGAGATCTGTGTGTCTAGAGGGGTTTCTGATGTTTTATCAGGCCGGGGCTTGTGCACGGTTCCTGGCTGGCGCCAGCTTGTCTAACCCTGCTCTGTTGCGCTCTCCCACGACTCGCTGGCTGACACGCCTCTCCATTCAATCCTGCAGGTGTGCATTCAAGTCGTGGCTGCAGGAGTGGCCTGCCAGCGAACCAAGCGTCGAGACCCACCCCCAACTCTTTCCGTTTCCACTTCAAGCCATGTCTTCAACACTTCAGCCGTTTCGAGGatgtgtgattttatttttgaacGAGCATATCTGGGAAATGCTTTCCATTTGGCAGCCAGATTACTGAACTTAACCCTTGATAGTATTTTTTTCAAAGCCTCTAAAGGGACCAAAGACTTTTATGGAGTCATCTGACTTCAGAAATTATGTGATTAActttggaaagatgctgttgcttGGATCTTGGAGAAACAGCAGCAAGTGGCAGACTGGGAATGATCTTATTGTGGATAAAACAGTGGGGACTTGACTGGCCTCCAGAATAAAATACTAGAATGGCTTGTGTATCCCCACTTCCAAATTAATTGAGAGTTATTTTGGTCACTTTGCAGTATTCAAAATTCTTAGTCCTGTTTTTACCCAACACGATCTGTGGCACAGAAAACCATGCCGAAAGCTGCAGATCCCATGTCCTGTAAGCTTGTTGGTTCTCCTTCAGTGGTGCAGTATTTGCTTCCTGTAGAATTAGGAGTCACTGCCCTTGCTGTCATAGACCATTTCTTGTGATTACTGTTTGAGTGAAGTTCGCTGCTAAACTGCTGATTAGTTGGCATTTGAAGAGTAGCTACTCGAAATGTGGCCAGAGTGCAGGATACTTGGAGGATCCACTAGCTagatccccctttccctcccagcATGGGCAAGAAGGATGGAAATATGTTTCAGATCTTAGCCTGAAATGAGAGATCTGGTTTATTGAAGATGATAAATACAACATTGACTGAATTGTTGGCTGGAATTCTCTGGCATTATGCCACCAATTACATCTCATTCAGCATTCGGGCTTTATAGGACAGGAACTAAATTGTGGACCCAAGGGACTGTTCATCTGCAGCACTGGGTTTAGATTAGGAGGTCTTTGTTTACCACTTTACAACTCAAACTTCTGGGCTAAAATAAATTGTGCATTATAGCTGTGAACCAGAATCCAACGTTCTTTGTATTGACTTTCCAAACAAATCACACAACCACCCAGTTGCAGTTGGAACCGTAGTAACCTTTGTATGTATTGGAAGGAGGAAATTATGTCCATTTTGGTGCAAGTGCACAAATCTTGGAGGACAGTTTCAAGTAGATGCTGCTTCACTAACCTGTAGAATTGGGAGTGAAGCCCCCAACTTTTGCGAACTCTATACTAGAGTATCTTTTGTATATTTGTGGGGAGCGATGTTCCTGCAAACATGTATTCTTCtgacttttaaaaagaaaacttttTATAAAAGTTTATGGAAATGTAAATTTTATACATAATAAAAATGCATTTACAAACACAATTGTCAATTTTAAAATGCAAACTTCATAAGAATGATTGGATGAATGCAATACTTGAGGGAGGAACAACTGCAGAATAAAAATGATTGCTTGCACAAACCCTTCAACTATTCAGGAATCCGACTTCCAATTGAGAGCTATTTTCAAAAAGGTGCACTTGTGGAATTTTTCCCTGATGCACATCTACCCCCTCATTTACAAATAGTAACATAGGTTGTGAGTTTGTATATAAGCTGTTCTGGAAACCAGCAAGATATTTTAATAAAGACCCTTTGAAATATTAACACACATTCAGAGAACTCATAAAATATTAATGCTTTCCCCAGGGATCTTGTCAATTATTGAACTAGTTGGAACAGGGTAAAATATTGTACACCCCCCCACAGTGATCccataaaatattaacaaatctgtTAAAATATCAACGCATCCAATAAATTTATAAAATGTTAATATACTTGCTGAGACTCCATAAAATAGCAGTCCCTAGAATCAGGAAAATACTGTGCTTTTTCAGACAGCTGCTAAAATAACAGCCTGTTAAATATGAATAATTTCCCAGCAACTTggttaatattttaaaatctgaATTTGTTAACATTCAACGAACTTCAAGAGAGACTTAATGCAAAATTCGAGCAACTCCACAGAACATGGACACAGTCCCAGAGATTCTAAATAAAGCCACGTCTCCAGAAGATACGAATGGCCAGAAATTCCTTGCAATATATTATCGGATGGATCAAATGTACCATAAAATATTACTGTCCATCAGAACCCATAGAATATAAATACACATCTAGCTATTTCATTGTAATTGCAGAGACTGTAAATGATTAATTCTGATATTCTGAAAAATATAACTCTCTTGAGATTGTCCATAATATTAACACATTTCCAGGAAACCCATCAGGCCACAAATTCTCAGAAAGCCCAGACAAAATTGACATTtctataaaatattgaaaaaaatccCAGCAGTTccctaaaatattgaaaaagtatCAAGTATAAACAAATCCCAgtaattctataaaatattaacACCCAATGATAGCATAAAACATAAACACACTTACACCTATTCAAGGCAATATTAACGTACTCCCAGGAGCCACAGAATATTAATATCCTTGTGATTTCATGTAATTCACATTCAAAGAGACTCCATAAAATCTGAAAGCACTCCCAGGgtgcccattaaaaaaaattatcacaccTGGAAATTCCATAAAATATCAACAGATTCCCAGTGACTTCACACATCTCAATAGGTCCCGAGAGCTATTGTTAATACAATATTAACATACCCTCAGAGGACTTATAAAATAGTACACTAGCTGCAACGTTTAAAGTAGGATAACTTCCCAGACCTCCACACTGACATTTATCCTGTAAAATATTAGCATTCCTCCAGAAGCTGTAAAAAGTTAAACAGATCCCAATTTTACACAAATAGTGTGTAAAATATTAGCACATTCCCAGCAATTCCAGAAAATATGGACCTCCCAGGGATTCCACAATTCACTCCCACAGATCCTATAATATTAAACTCAGGGATACTCTATAATAGGAACACTAAGATAATGAGGTGGCAATTCATTAACACTCTTGGAGGTCCCATCTAAAGCAACCCTGTCTCAGATCATGTGAAATATTTGATATTCAAAAAAATTTCCAATGACCCCATAAAATATCAACAACCTTCTAGAGATCTATTCCATAAAATATTCCATACTCCAATCTATTTCATGTATTATAACACTGCCAGACATCCCATAATATATACATTGGAAAGCCTGTAAATTATTAACACACTTCCAATTTCCATAAAGTATGAGCACATTCCCAATGCTCATGAAATTTTAACACACTCCCAGAGAACTTAAATATTCACAATCTCAGGAATTcaataaaatgttaaattactCCCAGTGATTGAACAAAATATAGCACATCACCATGAGTCCATAAAATATTAACTCCTGGATATCTCATAAAATATTACCATAGTCTTATTACTGAAAATACTAAATTCACAAAAATTCTGCTAAATATTAAAACTCAGGAGAACCCATAAAATATGAATAAATTAGTcattaaaaaaattctgaatagGCTCCCAGGTGTCGTACTAAATATAAATATGATCCCAACAGCTCACTAAAAAGAAACTATCTCCAAGAGATTCTGTGAAGGTGTTAATTTAAATCTAGACATACTGCAAGGAAACAGGTCATTTCCGCCACGAGCCTGTGCACCCAATTAGaaccagttgacctacaaccccgggtacatttttggaatggtgggagaaaaccagggcacccagaggaagcccacgcagtcacagggaaagcatgcaaactccttacagacatagcAGGATATGAACCTTGTCCTGACCGCTGGCGCTGAAGCAGCATTGCATtatccgctatgctaactgtgccgcccattaTATTAGTGCATTCTGGGAAATAGTAACTTTAATAACAGGCTCATAAAATACTAGTCACTTCCAGAGATCTCTTAAAATATGAAGACTCCCAGGCCACCAGAAAATATGAACATGTTTCCAGGCATTCATAAAATTCTTGCACACTCCAGCAAACCTGTAAAATATTAAAACTATTTCACGATCCCATAAAGTAGAAACACACTTCCTACACTTTAGAATGTTAACAATGCCAGATACCCAAGTATAATCACATTCCTAACTTGtacattaaatatttaaaaattcccAGTGAATCTGCAAAATATTGACAATCTCCCTCAGGGACCCAAAATATTAAAATACTTCCAGAGATCCCATAAAACATTACACATTTCCCAGCGAGtccatagaaattcaccaactTCCTCATGTATGCATAAATTATTAAAGCCCTCTCAGATATTTTGCTAAATATTGATGCCCTAGAAATGGAATAAGGTATTAGCATATTGCCTGAGGTTTATTCAAATAGTTATGCACAGATCCATTCTGAAATATTAATACTATAAAAACTCCCAGAGATCCCAAATATCATTAACACATTTCCAGCAGATACCATGAAATATTAAAATCTCTGGAATATCACCTAAAAATAGCTGTTTCCCCCAATCCCATTACCTATTAAGAAACTTCAAAAGAacacataacaaattaaaataatcccCACATCTCCATAGGTATTAATTGACCCCCTAGGGATCCCATGAAATATTAATGTGTAcgtaatcatagaaaataaaaAGAATCTCCCAGTAATCCCATTCTGCACACAACAGCTCCATAACATATGATCAAAGTCCCATAAAATGTTAATGCACGACCAGTAATTCCAAAAGCCATCTCCGCACATTCCCCGGCAGTAAACAAAATAATAGATTCCCAGTGACTCtataattttttgaaaaattgtcaGAGATCCCATAAATAGGTAATCTCTGAGCATTCCATGATAAATGTACTCCAGAATTCATTGAAAATGTTAAATTCCCAGCAACTCCAGAATGTTTCAAGAGGTTCTACgaaaaaaaataatgaactcCCATGAGAAATTAACACACTCCCAGCAGCGCTGCAACTATTAAGGTGCCCATAAAAAATGTTACATTTCAAATCAATTCCAGCAACTCCATCAATATTTATATTCTCCCGGAGTTGGTATAAAATATTAATTCTCAGCAAAGTATTCTCTTGAATGAGCCTATATTTCTTTACACCTAGAGAGTCAGCCTATATAATATTAAGAATCTTGCAGCAATTGCAGGGATCCCATGAAATACTTACAAATTCTTAGCAACTCTGTAACTCATTGTATATACAAGCTCATACTGCTGCCATTAAATATTAGGAtagagaacagaaaataaaatattaagcAACTTCAATCAAGAAGGTACAGGTATATgatcaagttcatgtttattgtttTCTGATTTTACATCGACatatacaacccgatgaaataaTGCATTGATGGACCAAAGTGCACAAACAAAGACACATAATACACCCGACACACAAATGACATAAGTACATATAAAAATAACTGACAAGTTTCTagaattgttcaacagtctcattgCCTGCGGGAAGAACTGTTTCCTAGCCTGGAAATCTTGGTTTTTCATGCCCCCATACCTCTTCCATGAAGATAGTGTCTCAAAGATGTTGAAGGCTGAATGGTAAGGGTCTCGATGATTCTCTGAGACCATTTTCAGCACTGCTCTCTATCGATATTTTTTTTATAtggtgaaccatatcaaccaaaatacacacaaacatttccctcttaaatattcacagtaggaTTTTCTCCCCTTTAATCCCCCCTAccatccctccccctccaaacccattgaaTGCTCaacatattcttctttggcttggcttcgtggacgaagatttatggagcggtatgtccacgtctgctgcaggctcgttggtgactgacaagtccgatgtggaatcggcaggtacggttgcagcggttgcaagggaaaattggttggatggggttgggtgttgggtttttcctcctttgcctttgtcagtgagatgaacatatacaatacaataaaaccattaaacaatgtatcacacaatgaaaataaacaagaaaaatgtgtcatctacttttacaagtcattttgtcttcttatcattttaggggatggaggtccaaggcaagccctctctgttatgttccttgtacagctcccaaatttgttcaaataatgtgactttatttttttaattatatgttattttttccaatggaatacatttcttcatttctatgtaccattgctgtactctcaggctctcttctgatttccaagttgacattatacatttttttgctacagctaaggctatcataataaatcttttttgcgtttcatccagtttgaggcctaattctttacctcttatattacttagaagaaagatctctggattttttgtatgttgttttttgtgattttatttaatacctgatttagatcttcccaaaactttttcactttctcacatgcccaaattgcatgtactgttgttcccgtttccttcttccagcaaaaacatctatcggataatgttggatcccatttttttaacttttggggcgtgatatataacctgtgtaaccaattatactgtatcatgcgtaaccttgtgtttattatattcttcatagtttcacagcataacttttcccatatttcattttttatctttatgtttaaatctttttcccaatttgtttgggtttatagcttatttcatcattttccttctcttgcagcttgatgtacatgttcgttataaatcttttttattatcgtgtctgtaatcacatattcaaagctgcttccttctggtaatctcagtctgtttcccaatttatcctttaggaaggctttcagttgatagtatgcaaacattgtaccatgagttattccatatttgtacttcatttgttcaaatgttaataaattatttcccaaaaaacaattttctattcttttaattccttttctctcccattctctaaaggaaaggttatctattgtaaaaaggattagctgattttgcttcaataataattttggtagttggcaatttgttttttttttcctttctaagtgaatcttctatatattgagtaaatgatgcaagactggtgaacttttatatcaTATCAGCTTTTCATtgcacttataaagtatatgttctggtaccttctcccctattttatctagttctatcttagtccaatctggtttttcccttgtctgataaaaatctgataaataccttaattgtgtaaCTGcaacactatcctcggtttcccccctttccataaaaaaaaatctgtttgctcatagttttgctattatctgattctaccgggaccaatgcctgaagagggcgcacaaaatcagtgaaccggtgcggactcgagaggccaacatggcctgtttccgctccgtaaatggttatatggttatatggttatgaagtgtgtttccataaaaatttccttattattctctttagttcattaaagaatttctctgttgagggaattggtaatgattgaaataagtattgggaagacattattttaatgcaatttactcccccccccccccccccccatctacattagtggtaattctttccaatgttctaagtcttcctgcaatttctttattagtggctgataatttaatttgtacaggtggcttaaattattatccaatctaatacctaggtatcggattgcttgtgtttgccatttaaatggtgattcttttttaaattctgtataattcgcattactcattggcatcacttcacttttatttgcgttgatcttgtaccccaatatttttccatattcctcaatttcttatgtaattcttttactgatatctctggttctgttaggtatactatgatgtcatctgcaaataagctgattttatactctctatttttatcccttttattttattttctgttcttaacagttctgccaatggttctattgctaaggcaaacaatgagggggattgtggacatccctgtctagttgacctacttaatttaaagtgattcgatacatatccatttactgatactttattatacaatgctttaatccaatttatatatttttccggtagattgaacttctgtaacactttaaataagtaattccactctactctgtcaaaggctttttctgcatctagagcaacagccactgttggtttcttatttctttgaactgcgtggattagattaataagtttgcagacattgtctgctgttcatctttccttaataaatccagtttaaacttgttttattatttttggtacacagtcggccaatttgtttgctaataattttgctattata contains the following coding sequences:
- the id3 gene encoding DNA-binding protein inhibitor ID-3, with protein sequence MKAISPIRSVRSCHEAVCCLSDQSLAISRSKNPVEDSITLLYDMNDCYCKLIELVPSIPQNRKISKVEILQHVIDYIFDLQIALESQQQDPEHIASSSSSLTLQRAELASEGESLALCH